From the genome of Anabrus simplex isolate iqAnaSimp1 chromosome X, ASM4041472v1, whole genome shotgun sequence, one region includes:
- the LOC137503294 gene encoding zinc finger protein ZFP2-like, producing MRTHTGDKPYSCHVCGKSFILKCILTGHMRTHTGEKPYSCKVCGKSFTKKGHLTDHMRTHTGEKPYSCNVCGKSFVRKCNLTEHRMTHTGEKPDKCNVCGKSFTTKASLTNHMLTHTGEKPYICNVCGKSFIQRRKITEHMRTHTGDKPYRCNVCGKSLTTKGSLTQHVLTHKVEKPYSCNVCGKSFTQRGKLTEHMRTHTGEKPYRCNVCGKSFSTKGSLTYHMLTHTGERPYSCNVCGKSITQRAKLTEHMRTHTGEKPYRCNVCGKSFSTKGSLTDHMHTHTGEKPYSCNVCGKSFI from the coding sequence atgcggacccatacaggcgataagccatacagttgccatgtctgtggcaaatcattcatactgaaatGCATTCTAACTGGTCATATGcgtactcatacaggcgagaagccatacagttgcaaagtgtgcggcaaatcattcacaaaaaaaggccatctgaccgatcatatgcggacccatacaggcgagaagccatacagctgcaatgtctgtggcaaatcattcgtacGGAAATGTAACCTAACCGAACATAGgatgacccatacaggcgagaagcctgacaagtgcaatgtctgtggcaaatcattcacaacgaaagccAGTCTGACCAATCATATgcttacccatacaggcgagaagccatacatctgcaatgtctgtggcaaatcattcatacagagacgtaaaattaccgaacatatgcggacgcATACAGGTGACAAGCcttacagatgcaatgtctgtggcaaatcattgacAACGAAAGGTAGTCTGACCCAACATGTGCTTACCCATAAAgtcgagaagccatacagctgcaatgtctgtggcaaatcattcacacagagaggtaaactaaccgaacatatgcggacccatacaggcgagaagccttacaggtgcaatgtctgtggcaaatcattctcaACAAAAGGCAGTCTCACCTATCATATgcttacccatacaggcgagaggccatacagctgcaatgtctgtggcaaatcaatCACACAGAGAgctaaactaaccgaacatatgcggacccatacaggcgagaagccttacaggtgcaatgtctgtggcaaatcattctcaacaaaaggcagtctgaccgatcatatgcatacccatacaggcgagaagccatacagctgcaatgtctgtggcaaatcattcata